CTCAAAGGGGCTTAAATATTTTACTCCTAACACGATTACAGATCCCAAGAAATTACATGAAGAACTAAGTTTGATAAGGGAAAATGGTTATAGTCTTGATAGAGAGGAAATTGAGATAGGGTTAAGATGTGTTGCAGCTCCTATAAGAGATAGCCAGAATAAAGTTATTGCTGCTATTAGTGTTGCAGGTCCTTCAATGCGCATGACCGAGGAAAAAATACAAGAATTAATTGTTAGTGTAAAAGAAGCTGCCTTAGAAATATCAAAGCGTTTAGGCTATCAAACAACAAGTAGGTAGTTTTATTTTGTAACAAATTACTTTTAGTATGCCAACAAATCAAAACACAGTTTGATAATACAAAACATACCAAGTGAATATAAAGGAAGGAGGAAAGGCAGTTATGGTATTAAAATAAAAGTAGTTGTTAATATTCTTTTTTAAATACCAACAAAATTACTATTGCAAGGAGGAGTTTTATGCGAGTTGTTAATATGCTTGCGCAGGTTGATTATGATAAGTGTATTGGATGTCAGACATGTGCTAAAGTTTGCCCGGTTTTGGCTATTAAAATGGAGAACAAAAAACCGGTAATCAATGCTGAAATGTGTAGGGGCTGTGCAGCTTGTGAGCAAAGATGTCCGCAATATGCTATTAAAATGGTTAAAAGGGAAGAACCTTTTACAGTTTATGTTGATCCTTCAACAGTAGATGCAGAAAAAATTGAGGAATTATGTAAAAAAGCTCGCCTGCATCCGGAACAAATTATTTGTTATTGTACAGCGACCAGAGCAGAAGAAGTTGCGGCAGCTATTTTAAAAGGAGCTAAATCGCCAGAAGAAATTTCCTTACAAACGGGTGTTCGTACAGGGTGTAAGGTCGAATGCAT
The sequence above is drawn from the Carboxydothermus pertinax genome and encodes:
- a CDS encoding (2Fe-2S)-binding protein, which produces MRVVNMLAQVDYDKCIGCQTCAKVCPVLAIKMENKKPVINAEMCRGCAACEQRCPQYAIKMVKREEPFTVYVDPSTVDAEKIEELCKKARLHPEQIICYCTATRAEEVAAAILKGAKSPEEISLQTGVRTGCKVECIEPILRLLEAAGINPEKPDGYQWYGRTPTVWEIPESVKEKYSSRGFYFEEDIKLLDKVLAANSSRKEDK